The window ACGCATCCCCGCCGTCCGCCAGCGCAACACGCTCTACGACGGCCAGTGGGCCGTCCCCACCTTCGAAGAGGTGCTGCGCTGGGCCGACCGCGAGGGCAAGCGGCGCGGCCGGAAGGTCTGGCTGCACGTCGAGACCAAGCACCCCAGCTACTTCCGCGGCCTCGGCCTCGGCCTGGAGGAGCCCCTCGCCAAGCTGCTGCGGCGATACCGGCGCGACGGCCGGAACGCGGCCGTCTTCCTCCAGTCCTTCGAACCCTCCAGCATCCAGCGCCTGTCCCGGCTGGTCTCCGCACCCCGCGTGGTGCTGCTCTCCGGGGCCGGCACCCGCCCCTGGGACTTCGAAGTGGCCAAGGACCCGCGCACGGTCGCGGACCTGGTCAAGCCCGAGGGCCTCAAGTGGATCGCCGGCTTCGCCCAGGGCATCGGCCCGACCATGGACCTGATCCTCCCGCGCGACGCCGCCGGCCGACTGGGCGCACCGACCACCCTGGTGAAGGACGCGCACGCCCGCGGACTGCTGGTGCACCCCTATACCGCGCGCAACGAGAACAGCTTCCTGCCCGCCGAGTACCGCAGGGGCACGGATCCGGCCGCGTACGGCGACGCCTTGGGCGCCTTCCGGACCTACTTCGAACAGGGCATCGACGGAATCTTCACCGACAACCCGGACACCGGGCTGTACGCGGCGGAGGCCTTCCGTCCCGGCCGGCGCCCCGTCAACCGCTGAGCCCGCCTTCCCGAACGAGTGGGCCGTGCCCGCCGGGGAAACCGGCGGGCACGGCCCACTCGTCCCGCCCGGCATGGACCTGCTGAAAGCTGACCTCTTTGACACGCTCGGCCCGCTGCTCTCCGCCGAGGCGGCCGCGGAGGCCCCGGGCACCGGAGTGGACGCGGCCGACCTGGAACAGGCCGTCTGGGTCAGGCTGCTGGAGAGCGGCCGGCGCGCACCCGATCCGGCCGAGCCAGCGGAGCCGGCGCGCTGGCTGCGCCGGGCGGTACGGGCGGAGGCCCGGCTCGCCCGCCGCCGCGCCCGCCGGGAGATCCCGTACGACCACCGTCGTCCCTCCGCGGACGGACACCGCCACCACTCCGCGGACGGCGGCCCGCCGGCCGGCGCCGCCGCGGGCGCCGAACCGGAAGACGCCCTTCTGCACGGGGAGGAGAACCGCGCACTCCGATCGGCGGTCGCCCGGTTGCCCGGACGCTGCCCCGAGCTGATGAAGGCATTTCTTTCGCCCAGGGACCTCACCTACCGTGAAATCGCAGGAGAGTTGGGTATCTCACAAGGAAGTTTGGGGCCCGTCCGTTCCCGTTGCCTGGGATGTCTGCGCAGAATGCTGGCTGCAGAGGTTGCGGCTCCTGGCCTGCGGGGAAAGGAGCGGTAGACCAACGGGCTACCAGGTGAGCTGGAGGCATGCGCACATGGGCATGAGCGTGACCATTTCGGCGGCGGCTGCCGAGGACGCTGAGCAGATCTTCAAACTGCAGTACCTGGCCTTCCAGCGCGAGGCCGAGCTGTACGGCAACTACCTCATCCAGCCGCTCACCCAGTCCCTGGACTCCCTCAAGGGGGAGCTGGCGACGGACACCGTCCTCGTGGCCCGGCTCGGCGACGAGATCGTCGGCACCGTGCGCGGCAGCGTGGACGAGGACGGCACCGGCAAGATCGCCAAGCTCTGCGTCCACCCGCGCCTGCAGGGCCACGGGCTCGGCGCGCGCCTGCTGCGCGCGATGGAGGAGGCCCTGGCGAGCCCCGGCACCACCACCCGCTTCCGCCTGCACACCGGGCACAAGAGCGAGTCCAACCTGCGCCTCTACCGCAAGGCCGGCTACGTCAAGGTCGGCGGCCGCACGGCCTCCGACGGTGTCCAGCTGGTGATCCTGGAGAAGGAAGCCAAGGACCCGACCGACTTCACGGTCAGCGCCTAGCAGCGCCCGGACGGTTCAGCGCTTGCGCAGCCAGAGCATCCCGGTGATCGGCAGGATCACCGGGATGAACAGGTAGCCCCTCCCGAACTGGGACCACACGGTCGTGTCGGGGAAGGAATCCGGGCTCACCAGCGTCCAGGCGCCCACGGCCAGGACGCCGGCCAGCTCGGCGGCGCAGCAGACCAGCGCCGCCTTGCGGGCCCGCTCCCCGCCGCGCACGAGCGAGTACGTGATGAACGCGTAGGCCAGCGCGGCCACGGCGGACAGCGAGTACGCCAGCGGGGCCCGGCCGAACTCGGTGGAGATCTGGAAGGCCGACCGCGAGACCGCGCCCACCACCATCACCCCGTACAGCCACACCAGCAGCAGCCCCGGGCCGGAGACCAGCCGCTTGCGCCCGGCGGGAGCGGCTGTCGTCGTGTCAGCGTCAGGCACCGGTGGTTCCCCAGATGTCGTAGAGCCGTACTTCGAGGACGGCGAGGACGACCGCGCCGGCGGCCACCGTCACCGATCCCCACCGGGTCCGCTCGGTCAGCGAGAGCATCCCGGCGGCCGGCACCGCGGCGAAGGCGCCCAGCAGGTAGGCCACGAAGATGACCGTGCCCTCGTCGGGCTTCTCGCCCTGGGCCAGCTTGACCAGGCCGATCACCAGCTGGGCCAGGACCAGCACGGTCACGACGGCCATGCCGATGAAATGCCAGTCCTTGGTCGGCTGGTCCCGCCATGCGGCGAAACCGCACCAGGCGGCGAGGGCGAGTGCGGCCACGCCGATGGCGACCGTCAGGGCGTCGAGCATGCAGCGAGGGTATTACGGGCCGAAAGACCCGATGCGCGCACCCCTCTCACCGGCCCCCCGGGCCCCGGTCGGGCGCCCGCTGCGCCGACCGTGGTCTTGACCACAACGACCCTGCCGAGGCCCTCCCGACGCGCCGCGCCGAACGGGCCGTGCGGGCGCTGTCGGTGCAGGTCGGCATCGGGGGAGCAGGGGTCGGGGCGGACGGTGCCGGTGTGTGGTCCCGTCCGGTATGTGGTCGCATTGCGTCCGCTATCCGGACGGTTTTGATCGGTGAGGGGATACGTCTGGTTTACTTGGGCCCATGACCACGACGAGCAACCGCACCCTTGCGACCGAGGCGACGATGACGCCCGGTGCTCGTTGTATGTGTCGAATGTGCGCCTTCTGAGGGCCCCTTACTGAGTCTCGCGCCCCGAAGCGAGACCAGCCGCGCCAGCGCGTCACCCCTTGATGAACTGCACGGCTCACTGCTGCCCCGCGCATGTGTCGAAGCCATCGTTTTCTGACGGTTCGTCCCGTATCGCGTCCCCAGATGTTTGCCCCGTGCCCGGCACCACGCTGCGCCGTGCACTCGACAGCGACGGAAATCCCTTGATCACCACATCGGGCCTCATGAAGGTCTACCAGTCCCGTGGCCGTGAGGTCACCGCCCTGGACGGCGTCGATCTCCACGTCCGCGAGGGCGAGGTCTACGGAGTCATCGGCCAGAGCGGCGCCGGCAAATCCTCCCTGATCCGCTGCGTGAACCTGCTGGAGCGCCCCACCACCGGCACCGTGAGCGTCGACGGCGTCGACCTCACCGCGCTCGCCGGCCGCGGCCGCCGCGCCGGCAAGGAGCTCCGCGAGGCCCGCAGCCGCATCGGCATGGTCTTCCAGCACTTCAACCTGCTGTCCTCGCGCACCGTTCAGGGCAACATCGAGCTGCCCCTGGAGATCCTCGGCGTCTCCGGCCGCGAGCGCTCCCG of the Streptomyces sp. NBC_01294 genome contains:
- a CDS encoding glycerophosphodiester phosphodiesterase; translated protein: MTQGGAARRTVLGAAVLAAGTGMTGLAAGSASAAGSASGFASGSGSEASGGYGDGGHRDLPHPTVIGHRGASGYRPEHTLGSYQLALDLGADVVEQDLVPTRDGHLVCRHENEIGGTTDVADHPAFASRRTTKSVDGVSVTGWFTEDFTLAELKTLRAKERIPAVRQRNTLYDGQWAVPTFEEVLRWADREGKRRGRKVWLHVETKHPSYFRGLGLGLEEPLAKLLRRYRRDGRNAAVFLQSFEPSSIQRLSRLVSAPRVVLLSGAGTRPWDFEVAKDPRTVADLVKPEGLKWIAGFAQGIGPTMDLILPRDAAGRLGAPTTLVKDAHARGLLVHPYTARNENSFLPAEYRRGTDPAAYGDALGAFRTYFEQGIDGIFTDNPDTGLYAAEAFRPGRRPVNR
- a CDS encoding sigma-70 family RNA polymerase sigma factor; the encoded protein is MDLLKADLFDTLGPLLSAEAAAEAPGTGVDAADLEQAVWVRLLESGRRAPDPAEPAEPARWLRRAVRAEARLARRRARREIPYDHRRPSADGHRHHSADGGPPAGAAAGAEPEDALLHGEENRALRSAVARLPGRCPELMKAFLSPRDLTYREIAGELGISQGSLGPVRSRCLGCLRRMLAAEVAAPGLRGKER
- a CDS encoding GNAT family N-acetyltransferase, which encodes MGMSVTISAAAAEDAEQIFKLQYLAFQREAELYGNYLIQPLTQSLDSLKGELATDTVLVARLGDEIVGTVRGSVDEDGTGKIAKLCVHPRLQGHGLGARLLRAMEEALASPGTTTRFRLHTGHKSESNLRLYRKAGYVKVGGRTASDGVQLVILEKEAKDPTDFTVSA